Proteins encoded by one window of Flagellimonas lutaonensis:
- a CDS encoding vWA domain-containing protein: MAMNLKKGFRFTSYEAPDQTPFERLFEIFQELITHTSGDFDEAIDWLRELDKEYGLTDEDYTIDDFIEDLKRKGYIREVFEDGGGQIGDGEDGEQGGGRSNFSITAKLERALRQRALDQIFGKLKRSGSGNHRTGKSGRGDEHTGDFREYRYGDALENISMTESLKNAQVNHGVDAFMLNENDLVVEDTHHKAQMSTVLMIDISHSMILYGEDRITPAKKVAMALAELITTWYPKDTLDILVFGNDAWPIPIKDLPYLKVGPYHTNTVAGLQLAMDMLRRKRNTNKQIFMITDGKPSCLRLPNGDYYKNSVGLDDYIVEKCYAMAQQARKLHIPITTFMIAQDPYLMQFVREFTQANKGKAFYTGLKGLGEMIFEDYENNRKKRIK, encoded by the coding sequence ATGGCTATGAATTTGAAAAAAGGTTTTCGCTTCACTTCTTATGAAGCGCCAGACCAGACTCCATTCGAAAGGCTTTTTGAGATTTTTCAAGAGCTCATTACCCATACCTCGGGAGATTTTGATGAGGCCATAGACTGGCTGAGGGAGCTGGACAAGGAATATGGCCTTACCGATGAGGACTATACCATCGATGATTTTATTGAAGACCTGAAGCGCAAAGGATATATTCGCGAAGTGTTTGAAGACGGTGGTGGCCAGATAGGCGACGGCGAGGATGGCGAGCAAGGCGGTGGCCGCAGCAATTTTTCCATTACCGCCAAATTGGAACGCGCCCTGCGACAGCGTGCCTTGGACCAAATTTTCGGAAAATTGAAACGAAGCGGATCGGGTAACCATAGAACGGGCAAGTCGGGCAGGGGCGATGAGCATACCGGTGATTTTAGGGAGTATCGCTATGGCGATGCCCTAGAGAATATTTCGATGACCGAAAGCCTCAAAAATGCCCAAGTGAACCATGGGGTCGATGCCTTTATGCTCAATGAAAACGATCTTGTAGTAGAAGATACCCACCATAAGGCCCAGATGAGCACTGTACTGATGATTGATATCAGCCATAGCATGATATTGTACGGTGAAGACCGTATAACTCCCGCCAAAAAAGTGGCAATGGCCCTGGCCGAGCTGATTACCACATGGTACCCAAAAGATACCTTGGATATCTTGGTCTTTGGCAACGATGCGTGGCCCATACCCATTAAGGATCTTCCCTATCTGAAGGTGGGGCCCTACCATACCAATACCGTGGCCGGTTTGCAATTGGCGATGGATATGTTACGGCGCAAGCGAAACACCAACAAGCAGATTTTTATGATAACCGATGGCAAGCCCAGTTGTTTGAGGCTTCCCAATGGTGATTATTACAAGAACAGTGTGGGGCTCGATGACTATATTGTCGAAAAATGCTACGCCATGGCCCAACAGGCCCGTAAGCTACATATTCCCATTACCACCTTTATGATTGCACAAGACCCGTATTTGATGCAGTTTGTGCGCGAGTTTACCCAGGCAAACAAAGGGAAGGCCTTTTACACTGGTCTCAAAGGATTGGGCGAGATGATTTTTGAAGATTACGAGAACAACAGAAAAAAAAGGATAAAATAA
- a CDS encoding AAA family ATPase, with protein sequence MKTENIKTLGQLKKAGYQSKSIKDELRDNLIEKLKNGENTFEGVWGYENSVIPELERAILSRHNINLLGLRGQAKTRLARQMVGLLDEYIPEIQGSEIHDDPLNPISRYAKSLLEEKGDDTPIAWMHRNERFYEKLATPDVTVADLIGDVDPIKAANLKLSYADDRVIHFGMIPRANRCIFVINELPDLQARIQVSLFNILQEGDIQIRGFKLRLPLDMQFIFTANPEDYTNRGSIVTPLKDRIGSQILTHYPESLEVAKKITKQEARLGEDQNKRIYMPELAFELLEQIGFEARKSEYVDVKSGVSARMSITGYENLLSTAERRALLTGEEKTSLRLSDFMGIIPSITGKIELVYEGEQEGAAFVAETLIDEAVKSLFPQYFPTIDKLERKDAESPYDELISWFFEEGSFELLDENTDEEYRSKLDGIPPLTALVREYQPDVDKKDSYFLKELLLWGLVVHKKLSKHRFERGYQLKDLYSSYIKDL encoded by the coding sequence ATGAAAACAGAAAACATCAAAACACTGGGCCAGCTCAAAAAAGCAGGATATCAGAGCAAGAGTATAAAGGATGAGCTACGCGATAACCTCATTGAGAAATTAAAGAACGGTGAAAATACATTCGAGGGTGTTTGGGGATATGAAAACTCGGTCATTCCAGAACTTGAGCGTGCGATTCTATCGCGGCACAACATCAATCTACTGGGTCTAAGGGGCCAGGCCAAGACACGTTTGGCACGCCAAATGGTCGGTTTGCTCGATGAGTACATACCCGAGATCCAGGGCTCTGAGATACATGACGATCCCTTGAACCCGATATCTCGATATGCAAAAAGCCTACTGGAAGAAAAAGGGGATGATACACCCATCGCTTGGATGCACCGAAACGAGCGTTTTTACGAAAAGCTGGCTACCCCAGATGTGACCGTGGCCGATTTGATCGGTGACGTGGATCCCATAAAGGCTGCCAACCTTAAATTGTCGTATGCCGATGATCGTGTGATTCACTTCGGAATGATTCCCCGTGCGAACCGCTGTATTTTTGTCATAAACGAGCTGCCCGACCTGCAGGCGCGCATACAGGTATCGTTGTTCAATATCTTGCAAGAGGGCGATATACAGATAAGGGGCTTTAAGCTAAGGCTTCCGCTTGATATGCAGTTCATCTTTACCGCCAATCCGGAGGATTACACCAATAGGGGTAGTATCGTGACCCCATTGAAAGACCGTATCGGGTCTCAGATATTGACCCATTATCCAGAATCGCTGGAAGTCGCAAAGAAAATCACCAAACAAGAGGCACGTTTGGGCGAAGACCAAAACAAAAGGATCTACATGCCCGAATTGGCCTTTGAACTGTTGGAGCAGATTGGTTTCGAGGCCCGAAAAAGTGAATATGTTGATGTCAAAAGTGGGGTCAGTGCGCGCATGAGCATCACGGGTTATGAAAATTTGTTGAGCACTGCCGAACGAAGGGCGCTGTTGACCGGGGAGGAAAAAACCTCACTGCGTCTCAGTGATTTTATGGGGATAATCCCGTCCATAACAGGAAAAATAGAGTTGGTCTATGAGGGCGAGCAAGAGGGGGCGGCCTTTGTGGCAGAAACCTTGATCGATGAGGCGGTAAAATCGCTGTTTCCGCAATACTTTCCAACTATTGACAAGTTGGAACGAAAAGACGCCGAATCACCTTATGATGAATTGATCAGCTGGTTTTTTGAGGAAGGCTCTTTTGAGCTGTTGGACGAAAACACCGATGAGGAGTATCGTTCAAAGCTGGATGGCATACCCCCATTGACCGCATTGGTGAGAGAATACCAACCCGATGTGGACAAGAAAGACAGTTATTTTTTAAAGGAACTGTTGCTATGGGGGCTTGTGGTCCATAAAAAACTCAGCAAGCACCGCTTTGAAAGAGGGTATCAGCTCAAAGACCTATACAGCAGCTATATCAAGGATCTATAG
- a CDS encoding DUF418 domain-containing protein, giving the protein MALTNYVAQSVIGTAIFYGWGLGYLTNIRSSLVFLLAILLVAVQVWLSNWWLNRFYYGPLEWLWRSATFFKWYPMKRK; this is encoded by the coding sequence ATGGCCCTTACCAATTATGTGGCACAAAGCGTTATCGGCACGGCCATCTTCTATGGTTGGGGATTGGGCTATTTGACCAACATTCGAAGCAGCTTGGTGTTTCTTCTGGCGATACTGCTTGTTGCCGTGCAGGTCTGGCTGAGCAACTGGTGGCTCAACCGATTCTATTATGGCCCCCTTGAATGGCTATGGCGCAGTGCCACCTTTTTTAAATGGTACCCCATGAAAAGGAAGTGA
- a CDS encoding DUF418 domain-containing protein, translating to MGKQSVVAETKRIEIIDALRGFSLVGIVFAHMLENFVGGPIPPETVEGMTPGIIDQMASGLVDFLFRGKFFALFSFLFGLSFFIQMDNAHQKGNRFEMRFLWRLVLLLAIGYVHSLFYRGDILTIYAVCGIFLIPFYRVKSKWVMAVLALFFLGLGRFIVFTATKGDPLFVDNPLMPDSAAARHYFDLLKNGTLLDVFQANAVDGHLTKMEFQFGLFSRGYLTFGFFLMGLLVGRSGLFKHYQERSSIIKKSWIIGTIMFAVSLVGLITVFANLGPDVAFDNWLAMIGLTFYDLMNIGMTVIIIAVFIILYKNSKSKNF from the coding sequence GTGGGAAAGCAAAGTGTTGTTGCCGAAACAAAAAGAATAGAAATCATAGATGCCCTGCGAGGCTTCTCTTTGGTGGGCATCGTTTTTGCACATATGCTCGAAAACTTTGTGGGTGGCCCCATTCCCCCTGAAACGGTCGAGGGCATGACACCGGGCATTATTGATCAAATGGCGAGCGGTTTGGTCGATTTCCTGTTTCGAGGAAAATTCTTTGCACTCTTTTCATTCTTGTTCGGGCTCAGTTTCTTTATCCAGATGGACAATGCCCATCAAAAGGGAAATCGTTTTGAAATGCGGTTTTTATGGAGGTTGGTGCTGCTTTTGGCCATCGGTTATGTACACAGTCTGTTCTATCGGGGTGATATTTTAACCATATATGCTGTCTGCGGTATATTTTTGATTCCCTTCTACAGGGTCAAATCAAAATGGGTCATGGCGGTTCTTGCCCTGTTTTTTTTAGGGCTGGGGCGGTTTATCGTATTTACTGCCACCAAGGGCGATCCACTTTTTGTCGATAATCCCTTAATGCCCGATAGCGCTGCAGCGCGACATTATTTCGATTTACTCAAGAACGGTACCCTTCTAGATGTTTTTCAGGCCAACGCCGTGGACGGACACTTGACCAAAATGGAATTTCAATTCGGTCTTTTTTCCAGAGGTTATTTGACTTTTGGCTTTTTTCTGATGGGGCTGTTGGTGGGTAGGTCTGGACTTTTCAAACACTACCAAGAACGGAGCAGTATCATCAAAAAATCATGGATTATTGGAACCATCATGTTCGCGGTTTCTTTGGTTGGACTTATCACAGTGTTCGCCAATCTGGGCCCTGACGTTGCATTTGATAATTGGCTGGCCATGATCGGGCTTACTTTTTACGACTTAATGAACATTGGCATGACAGTCATCATAATAGCCGTATTCATTATTCTCTATAAAAATAGTAAGTCCAAAAATTTCTAG
- the corA gene encoding magnesium/cobalt transporter CorA, with protein MKKKTPKSKTKKIQRAQKKMGKAPGTITYLGQREGAKSVVNILDYNETTFEHHKPGNLDQIVAHREPPLVSWIDVVGLSDETFIEKVGKRFGLNPLVMEDTVNTQQRPKIDEYEHYIFGVFKMLYLDEDNQLVTEHVALVLMKNCVLVFQELEDDVFNGVRERIRTKSGRIRSRGADYLFFALIDAIVDHYFVVLEHLNEQIELLEDEVYENPTKQEANKIQELKKQVLKVRRWVSPVKELVSRLIETEHPLITKDTKLFLRDVQDHSTEINETIQIYREMTMSLMEMYMSNMSNKMNEVMKVLTIMASIFIPLTFIAGIYGMNFKYMPELEWHYGYYMVWAVMVALFVGMLIFFKKKGWL; from the coding sequence ATGAAGAAGAAAACACCGAAATCCAAAACAAAGAAAATTCAAAGAGCCCAAAAAAAAATGGGCAAGGCCCCGGGCACCATTACCTACTTGGGTCAACGTGAAGGAGCCAAGAGCGTGGTCAATATCCTCGATTATAACGAAACCACCTTTGAACACCATAAACCCGGCAATTTAGACCAAATAGTCGCCCATAGAGAACCGCCTTTGGTCTCTTGGATAGATGTGGTCGGGCTGAGCGATGAAACCTTTATCGAAAAAGTGGGCAAGCGCTTTGGGCTAAATCCGTTAGTGATGGAAGATACCGTAAACACCCAACAACGCCCGAAAATAGATGAATACGAGCATTATATTTTTGGGGTCTTTAAAATGCTCTACTTGGACGAGGACAATCAGTTGGTTACTGAGCATGTGGCATTGGTGCTGATGAAAAATTGTGTGCTTGTTTTTCAAGAATTGGAAGACGACGTTTTTAACGGGGTTCGGGAGCGGATACGAACCAAGTCTGGTCGCATACGCAGCAGGGGGGCAGATTATCTTTTCTTTGCCCTTATCGATGCCATAGTGGACCATTATTTTGTGGTATTGGAGCACTTGAACGAACAGATCGAACTGCTTGAAGATGAGGTCTATGAGAACCCCACCAAGCAAGAGGCCAACAAAATTCAAGAACTTAAGAAACAAGTGCTCAAGGTCAGACGTTGGGTTTCGCCCGTAAAAGAGTTGGTCAGCAGGCTCATCGAAACCGAGCACCCGTTGATCACCAAAGACACCAAACTGTTTTTGCGCGATGTGCAAGACCATTCAACCGAAATCAATGAAACGATACAGATCTATCGTGAAATGACCATGAGCCTCATGGAAATGTACATGAGCAATATGAGCAATAAAATGAATGAGGTCATGAAAGTATTGACCATAATGGCCTCAATATTCATTCCGCTTACCTTTATTGCAGGTATCTACGGAATGAATTTTAAATATATGCCAGAACTCGAATGGCATTACGGCTACTATATGGTCTGGGCGGTCATGGTGGCCCTCTTCGTTGGGATGTTAATTTTCTTCAAAAAGAAGGGCTGGCTTTAA
- a CDS encoding Dps family protein yields the protein MNYLNMDEEKVLPVIIELNTLLADYHMYYQKLRNFHWNILGKNFFDLHEKFEELYTDARVKIDEIAERILTLRYHPVSNYSEYLKMSNIDECTSVLEDSEMVTEILKAHRTLISQMSKVIEKAETIKDEGTIDLIGAYIRELEKSSWMLDAWNKTKSEKLNEPVSA from the coding sequence ATGAACTATCTAAATATGGATGAAGAAAAGGTATTGCCGGTAATCATAGAATTGAATACGTTGCTGGCAGACTACCATATGTACTATCAAAAACTAAGAAACTTCCACTGGAACATTTTGGGCAAGAATTTCTTCGATTTGCACGAAAAATTTGAGGAGTTGTATACCGATGCCCGTGTGAAAATCGATGAAATTGCTGAGCGTATACTCACATTGCGCTATCATCCGGTGAGCAATTACAGCGAGTACCTGAAAATGTCGAACATTGATGAATGCACTTCGGTACTGGAAGATTCAGAAATGGTGACCGAAATACTGAAGGCCCACCGAACACTGATTTCACAAATGTCAAAGGTCATTGAAAAGGCCGAGACCATTAAAGATGAGGGTACCATTGATTTGATCGGGGCCTACATCAGGGAACTCGAAAAAAGCAGTTGGATGCTCGACGCTTGGAACAAGACCAAGTCAGAGAAGTTGA